The Streptomyces sp. NBC_00224 genome contains the following window.
CGACCGCCCGGCCAGCGCCCAGCGGCACCCCTGGGGCGCGTGCGCGGCCAGATACTCCGCCGTGAGGGTGCCCACGAAGCCCGTGGCCCCGAACAGCACGATGTCGTACGGCCTCGCCGCCCGCTGCGCCTTCTGCTCCGCCGACCGCTCTGACCGTTGCGACTGTTCCGACCGTTCCAAGGGGATTTCCTCCGCTTCTGCCCCGGTCGCGCTCCCGCGCCGTTGTCGGTGGCTGAGGCTAGCGTGAGAAGCGGTGTCACGGGTGATCAAGGTCGCGGGTGATCAAGGAGGACGGACATGGGAGCACCGCCGAAGGCCGCGCTGGCGAAAAGGGAGAAGGTGCGGACGTTCGCCCTGGGGCTGCCGGGGGCCGTCGAGGAGTACCCCTGGGGCGAGACCGTGGTCAAGGTCAACAAGAAGATCTTCGTCTTCCTCGGCGTCGGTGACGGCAACTATCCGCTGGGCATGGGCGTCAAGCTGACGGACGAGGCCACGCACGCGCACGCCCTGACCTCACCGGGCGCCCAGCCGTCCGGGTACGGCCTGGGCAAGTCGGGCTGGGTGCAGGTGCCGCTGGCCGAGAAGGGCGCGCCGAGGGCGGATCTGCTCTGTGAATGGGTGGAGGAGAGCTATCGGGCGATCGCCACGAAGAAGCTGATCGCGGAGCTCGACGCCGGCTGAGCCGGGCCGGTGGAACACTGGCGGACCACTCGGTAAAAACCAAGCGCTTGCTCGCGCAAGGGGCTTGTGCGAAGTGGAACGTGTTCTTAGCATCACTGATGTTACATCAGTTGTGTCACAGTGCTGGGGGCTCGATGACAGGTTCAGGGAACGGCCCGCTCACCGGGGTGCGCGTGGTCGAGCTGGCGGGGATCGGGCCCGGCCCGTTCGCCGCGATGCTCCTGGCCGACCTCGGCGCCGATGTGGTCAGGGTCGACCGCCCCGGCGGCGCGGGCCTGGCCGTCGACCCCGCGTACGACCTGACCAACCGCAACAAGCGCTCCGTACTGATCGACCTGAAGTCCGAGGACGGCCCCCGCCGCGTCCTCGACCTGGTCGAACGGGCCGACGTCCTCGTCGAGGGCTACCGCCCGGGCGTCGCCGAGCGTCTCGGCGTCGGGCCCGGGGAGTGCCTGGCCCGCAACCCGAAGCTGGTCTACGGACGGATGACCGGCTGGGGCCAGGACGGCCCGCTCGCCGCCCGCGCCGGACACGACATCGCGTACATCGCCGTCACCGGCACCCTCGGCATGATCGGCAGGCCGGACGAGGGCCCGGCCGTCCCCGCCAACCTCGTGGGCGACTACGCGGGCGGCTCGCTCTATCTCGTCGTCGGCGTCCTCGCCGCTCTCCAGCACGCCCGGACGACGGGGGAGGGGCAGGTCGTGGACGCCGCGATCGTGGACGGCGCCGCCCACCTCGCCACCATGATCCACGGCATGATGGCGGCCGGTGGCTGGCAGGACCGGCGCGGCGCCAACCTGCTCGACGGAGGCTGCCCGTTCTACGGCACCTACGAGACCTCCGACGGTCAGTACATGGCCGTCGGTTCTCTGGAGCAGCAGTTCTACGACGAGTTCAGCCGCCTCCTGGGGCTCGACGCGGTCGCCCCGGCCCGTAAGGACCTGGCCCGGTGGGACGAGCTGCGCACCGCCATCGCCGAGCGGTTCCGCACCCGTACGCGCGAGGAGTGGACGGCCGTCTTCGAGGGGTCGGACGCGTGCGTGGCGCCCGTGCTCTCGCTCCGCGAGGCGCCCGCCCACCCCCATCTGGCCGCCCGCGCCACCTTCGTCGAGCACGGCGGCCTCACCCAGCCGGCGCCCGCGCCCCGGTTCTCGGCCACCCCCGGCTCCGTCCGCCGTCCGCCCGCCCTGCCCGGCGCCGACACCGCCGAGGTCGCCCGCGACTGGGGCGTGCCGGAGCTGGTCGGCGGCGAGTCCACCAAGGAGAACGACAGTTGAAGCGGCAGATCTTCACCCCCGAGCACGACGCCTTCCGCGAGAGTGTCCGCACCTTCCTCGCCAAGGAGGTCCTGCCGCACTACGAGCAGTGGGAGAAGGACGGCATCGTCTCGCGCGAGGCCTGGCTGGCCGCCGGGCGCCAGGGGCTGCTGGGCTTTGCGGTGGAAGAGGAGTACGGGGGCGGCGGCAACGCCGACTTCCGCTACAGCGTGGTCCTCGCCGAGGAGTTCACCCAGGCCGGCGCGGCGGGCCTCGCGCTCGGGCTGCACAACGACATCATCGGGCCGTATCTGACCGGGCTCGCCACCGAGGAGCAGAAGCGGCGCTGGCTGCCGGGCTTCTGCGACGGCTCCCTGATCACGGCGATCGCGATGACCGAGCCCGGCGCCGGATCCGACCTCCAGGGCATCGCCACGCACGCCGAGGACAAGGGCGACCACTGGCTGCTCAACGGCTCCAAGACGTTCATCTCCAACGGCATCCTCGCGGACCTGGTGATCGTCGTCGCGAGGACCACGCCCGAGGGCGGCGCCCACGGGCTCTCCCTGCTCGTCGTCGAGCGGGGCATGGAAGGCTTCGAGCGCGGCCGCAACCTCGACAAGATCGGCCAGAAGTCCCAGGACACGGCCGAGCTGTTCTTCAACGACGTACGGGTTCCCAAGGAGAACCTCCTCGGCGAGCTCAACGGCGCCTTCGTCCATCTGATGACGAACCTGGCGCAGGAGCGCATGGCCATCGCCGTCGCCGGGATCGCCGCCGCCGAACACCTGCTGGAGATCACCACGCGGTACGTGAAGGAGCGCGAGGCCTTCGGGCGGCCGCTGGCCACCAAGCAGCACATCCGCTTCGAGATCGCCGAGATGGCCACCGAGTGCGCTGTCACCCGTTCGTTCCTCGACCGCTGCATCGTGGATCACTCGAACGGGGAACTCGACGCCGTGCACGCCTCGATGGCCAAGTGGTGGGCCACCGAGCTCCAGAAGCGCACCGCCGACCGCTGTCTGCAACTGCACGGCGGCTACGGCTATATGACCGAGTACCGCGTCGCCAGGGCTTTCACGGACGGACGCATCCAGACCATCTACGGCGGGACCACCGAGATCATGAAGGAGATCATCGGTCGTTCCCTCCTCGGCTAACCCTCCTTGAAAGGCTTTTCAGTGAGCACCGAAGCGTATGTGTACGACGCGATCCGCACCCCGCGCGGCCGGGGCAAGGCCAACGGCTCCCTGCACGGCACCAAGCCGATCGACCTCGTCGTCGGCCTGATCCACGAGATCCGGGCGCGCTTCCCCGACCTCGACCCGGCGGCGATCGACGACATCGTCCTCGGCGTGGTCGGCCCGGTCGGCGACCAGGGCTCCGACATCGCCCGGATCGCGGCGATCGCGGCCGGGCTGCCGGACACCGTCGCCGGAGTCCAGGAGAACCGCTTCTGTGCCTCGGGCCTGGAGGCCGTCAACCTGGCCGCCGCCAAGGTCCGTTCGGGCTGGGAGGACCTGGTGCTCGCGGGCGGCGTCGAGTCGATGTCGCGGGTGCCGATGGCCTCGGACGGCGGCGCCTGGTTCGCCGACCCGATGACCAACTTCGACACCAACTTCGCCCCGCAGGGCATCGGCGCCGACCTCATCGCCACGATCGAGGGCTTCTCGCGGCGCGACGTCGACGAGTACGCGGCACTCTCCCAGGAGCGGGCCGCCGAGGCCTGGAAGGACGGCCGCTTCGCCCGGTCCGTCGTCCCCGTCAAGGACCGCAACGGCCTGGTCGTCCTCGACCACGACGAGCACATGCGCCCCGGCACCACCGCCGACTCGCTCGCGTCCCTGAAGCCGTCGTTCGCCGCCATCGGGGACATGGGCGGCTTCGACGCGGTGGCGCTCCAGAAGTACCACTGGGTGGAGAAGATCGACCACGTCCACCACGCGGGCAACTCCTCCGGCATCGTCGACGGCGCCGCCCTGGTCGCCATCGGCTCGCGCGAGGTCGGCGAGCGCTACGGCCTCACCCCGCGCGCCCGGATCGTCTCGGCGGCCGTCTCCGGCTCCGAGCCGACCATCATGCTCACCGGCCCCGCCCCCGCCACCCGCAAGGCGCTCGCCAAGGCCGGGCTCACCATCGACGACATCGACCTCGTCGAGATCAACGAGGCGTTCGCCGGAGTGGTGCTGCGCTTCGCCCGGGACATGGGCCTCTCGCTCGACAAGATCAACGTCAATGGCGGCGCCATCGCCCTGGGCCACCCGCTGGGCGCCACCGGCGCGATGATCCTCGGCACGCTCGTCGACGAGCTGGAGCGCCGCGACCAGCGCTACGGCCTGGCCACGCTGTGCGTGGGCGGCGGGATGGGCATCGCCACCGTCGTCGAGCGTCTCTGACCGTCCTCTTCCCGGCCAACCCCGTTACGGAGCAGCATCACATGACCGAGAGCACGACCATCCGCTGGGAACAGGACGAGACCGGCGTCGTCACCCTGGTCCTCGACGACCCCAACCAGTCCGCCAACACGATGAACCAGGCCTTCAAGGACTCCATCGCGGCGATCGCCGACCGCGCCGAGGCCGAGAAGGACTCCATCCGGGGCATCGTCTACACCTCCGCCAAGAAGACGTTCTTCGCGGGCGGCGACCTCAAGGACATGATCCAGGTCGGCCCG
Protein-coding sequences here:
- a CDS encoding MmcQ/YjbR family DNA-binding protein, with the protein product MGAPPKAALAKREKVRTFALGLPGAVEEYPWGETVVKVNKKIFVFLGVGDGNYPLGMGVKLTDEATHAHALTSPGAQPSGYGLGKSGWVQVPLAEKGAPRADLLCEWVEESYRAIATKKLIAELDAG
- a CDS encoding CaiB/BaiF CoA transferase family protein, producing the protein MLHQLCHSAGGSMTGSGNGPLTGVRVVELAGIGPGPFAAMLLADLGADVVRVDRPGGAGLAVDPAYDLTNRNKRSVLIDLKSEDGPRRVLDLVERADVLVEGYRPGVAERLGVGPGECLARNPKLVYGRMTGWGQDGPLAARAGHDIAYIAVTGTLGMIGRPDEGPAVPANLVGDYAGGSLYLVVGVLAALQHARTTGEGQVVDAAIVDGAAHLATMIHGMMAAGGWQDRRGANLLDGGCPFYGTYETSDGQYMAVGSLEQQFYDEFSRLLGLDAVAPARKDLARWDELRTAIAERFRTRTREEWTAVFEGSDACVAPVLSLREAPAHPHLAARATFVEHGGLTQPAPAPRFSATPGSVRRPPALPGADTAEVARDWGVPELVGGESTKENDS
- a CDS encoding acyl-CoA dehydrogenase family protein; its protein translation is MKRQIFTPEHDAFRESVRTFLAKEVLPHYEQWEKDGIVSREAWLAAGRQGLLGFAVEEEYGGGGNADFRYSVVLAEEFTQAGAAGLALGLHNDIIGPYLTGLATEEQKRRWLPGFCDGSLITAIAMTEPGAGSDLQGIATHAEDKGDHWLLNGSKTFISNGILADLVIVVARTTPEGGAHGLSLLVVERGMEGFERGRNLDKIGQKSQDTAELFFNDVRVPKENLLGELNGAFVHLMTNLAQERMAIAVAGIAAAEHLLEITTRYVKEREAFGRPLATKQHIRFEIAEMATECAVTRSFLDRCIVDHSNGELDAVHASMAKWWATELQKRTADRCLQLHGGYGYMTEYRVARAFTDGRIQTIYGGTTEIMKEIIGRSLLG
- a CDS encoding acetyl-CoA C-acetyltransferase, with protein sequence MSTEAYVYDAIRTPRGRGKANGSLHGTKPIDLVVGLIHEIRARFPDLDPAAIDDIVLGVVGPVGDQGSDIARIAAIAAGLPDTVAGVQENRFCASGLEAVNLAAAKVRSGWEDLVLAGGVESMSRVPMASDGGAWFADPMTNFDTNFAPQGIGADLIATIEGFSRRDVDEYAALSQERAAEAWKDGRFARSVVPVKDRNGLVVLDHDEHMRPGTTADSLASLKPSFAAIGDMGGFDAVALQKYHWVEKIDHVHHAGNSSGIVDGAALVAIGSREVGERYGLTPRARIVSAAVSGSEPTIMLTGPAPATRKALAKAGLTIDDIDLVEINEAFAGVVLRFARDMGLSLDKINVNGGAIALGHPLGATGAMILGTLVDELERRDQRYGLATLCVGGGMGIATVVERL